Proteins encoded in a region of the Labrus bergylta chromosome 9, fLabBer1.1, whole genome shotgun sequence genome:
- the pttg1 gene encoding securin gives MANIIFAEQENARLHPPSLKVRQRLQSAPEKVLKSPMIAKTLTTPLPSGRKAFGTVNKKISTPAVNVQEKKLVKPEETKVKQAPQTKVEEYPEIEKFIPYDPLEFQKYSIPEDLIPLSCFALPGLACFPQTPRLCEEDLGQIAPLPNLSPVKMPKTPDHRSELDAFLQTLNELTVELPPEADTD, from the exons atggccaaCATAATCTTCGCAGAGCAAGAAAATGCCCGTCTTCATCCGCCTTCTCTGAAGGTGCGACAGCGACTTCAGTCTGCTCCAG AGAAAGTCTTGAAATCTCCCATGATTGCCAAAACCTTGACCACTCCTCTCCCATCTGGTCGTAAGGCTTTTGGTACTGtcaacaaaaaaatctcaactCCTGCAGTCAATGTGCAAGAGAAGAAACTCGTAAAGCCAGAG GAAACTAAAGTTAAACAGGCTCCTCAGACCAAGGTGGAGGAATATCCAGAAATTGAGAAGTTCATCCCTTATGACCCATTGG AGTTTCAGAAGTACAGCATACCTGAAGATTTGATTCCTCTCAGTTGCTTTGCTCTACCTGGACTCGCTTGTTTCCCACAAACTCCACGTCTGTGTGAGGAGGACCTGGGGCAGATTGCTCCTCTCCCGAATCTTTCACCTGTGAAGATGCCAAAAACTCCAG ATCATCGCTCAGAACTAGATGCCTTTCTTCAAACGCTTAATGAGCTGACTGTTGAACTTCCTCCAGAGGCTGATACTGACTGA